Part of the Anopheles gambiae chromosome 3, idAnoGambNW_F1_1, whole genome shotgun sequence genome is shown below.
ATCAGCCAGACCCAACCCGCACCCGCACAGCCAAGAAAAGGAAATCTCTAGTccccgcacacacgcacacatacgtgCATAAATTCGCCCCTCGTGTTAGGTGGGGAAGGATGCGCAAAACTAGCAGCAAAGGGTAACGAAGGCGGTGCGGCTCACTGGAACGCCCACCCTCCCTGCCACCCCACCCCCCACTGTTTGAAGCCAAAAATTTCCATCGCCACCGAAAATCGGCTGCAAGCGCGCACGGCTCCGGCAGTGGCGAGTCCGGGGCGTTGCGTTCAGTTCACAGCCAACGCAGTGGTCCGTCGCACGTGCGTGATCCGCGATTTGGAGCGTCGCGTTTAGGGATTTCGCCCCTCATTtgagtgttcgtgtgtgtttgtgtttttggcgCGCTCTTTAACTCGTCtataacaaacaacaaactacAGAGCtacagaagaaaacaaatgcCCGTTCCCCGTTTCACTTCATTCGACGAGTGACTTTGACGAAAGTGGTAAAGTGTTTTAGAAACGGCCCTAGAAAGATGGGCAAAATAGGTTGCGATTTGCAAGATTTTGTgcctgtggtgtgtgtttttagagTAAACCGGATCTGATAAAGccaaattttaataaatttggcCAAGAGATCCACTCAGCGACACAAAGTTACATTTAAGTGTTGTGAAATAGTTAGCAAAAcctatgaaaacaaaaacaaggcaTTCATAATTCTGTTATATGACGGTGATTACGTGTGattaaatgtgtttgtttgtagcgcaaacatttttatacaaaattgGGTGAAAccaaataacaataataacagcaagcgacgaaccgctCGAGTGCGAAGAATTGCAATTTTCTGATAAGATAAAGGTCGGCAGCCGTTGAACCGGTGCAAAATATTCGCAATTTTTGTAACTTCCATTGCGCCTGTGAAGTAGCACGCGTGTTCATCTGTTGCTAATGAAATTACAGTCGCgaaaagcttctttttttctatttctgtGAAGTAAAAATGCCCTTCAAGCTACTGCTGGGTGGGTTTTGTGTTCGGTTTTTTACTTCCATTTCCACCCATTTCTCGACTGTGCTTCATCAAGCGAAATTATATTACGCTGCGAATCTGTAGCCTAAAACTTCTCGAACCTATCACAGCAAAAGATCAATGTCAATTGAATTGTATTGTTTGGCGGCGCATTTTCGCCCACCATCCGGCCCCGAAGCGTTTTGGATCATTGATTCGATTCATTTGCGTAAGAATGCTGCCCTTTTTTGCCCGCCACAGGGGGGACGAGAAGTATTGATTTACAGAATTGTGTGATCAAGCGAACGTTTAATGATGGCACCCCGACGGGGGAAAATCTTTGCATTCGATTAATAAGATTATGCGCACGGTGTCGTCGCTTCTTCTATTAATCAGCGCGATCGAAACATTATTAAATCAAACACTCCAATGAAGAGGGAAAGATTATTCGATTATTTTATCCTCGTTGCGATGAAATCATCTTCTTTCGGACGAAACTGCAACACACAAGGGCAGCCGGAGGCAGTCACAAAACACCTCCCTTTTGCCTACATCCAGCTCAAACCTTAATTGCGAACACAAAGCTTCATCTGTCAACACGCGCTGGCGCTGGCTTTATGTTAGCAATCCTAAAAGACCCCCCAAAAGCACTTTTCATATACGTTTGTCCCCAAAAAAGGAACGAGCAAAACATAACATTTTAAGACCGAcgtttgatgcgtttttcctGCGGCGTTTTCGTGCTGGGGCAGACTTCTTTGAAGTATCCTCTTCaccgacaccaccaccgcgtCAAGTGTGATGAAGGTTTTCGGTGCTGTTTGAAATGGAGCTAGTGGTTTCCTCTGTGATGTAGCTGTCGCTTAAAGCTAATgtagcctttttttttaaacggaaTCCATCTACGGTTACGAACAAGAGATTCCAATGGATATTCAACAGAAGCCAGTCAAATCGCATGCAAACGAACCAAACTGGTTCCCTTAAAGTTTATAAAAATGTCAAACAAATAGGGAGGCATTGTATGAatatgttgctgctgcttgtccATATAAAGTTAACAAACAGCGCAACGAATTTCACAACGACCCCGCCCAAAGCACACTGACCCTTTGTGGTGCATCCGCAGGGAAAATCAATCACTTGCAACTTGTTCCGCTCCCttccctgtctctctctctatgaaAAGCGGCTTGCGATCGTAGGACGGACAGCGTTGAACGAACGAATAACACGTACCTTAATCGAGCCTTTATTGCAAAACATACCCGCCCACACCGCGTTGGAGCTTTTAATTGTGTTTCAacgcactcactcacacatcGAGCGTACTGCAGGGGAAGCTTTTTAGTGCAAAAAACTGCAAGCATAGTGTTCCATGCTCTCCCCATACAGTGGCTGGCTTATTCACGGTCAATTATCACATTAAGCTTATGCAGTGGACACTTTATGCTCCACTACTAGCTTACGAGTTTTTCATTTTACACTTCCAACCCAAACTTTAGACGCTCTAAAGTCCAAAAAAAAGTACCTTTATTTCTTTGGTCGATGTTTcatgaacaacaacaatacgaTCGCGATCACCCTTAGCGTGATCACACTTAGCCTACACACCCAGTCACGCACGCATGCCTGCGTAGATTTCACTTTCTGCTCGACGTGTGCGGCCTGACGGGGGTGTTGTTTGGGTGCGTTATGTTATGTTTAGGGCgtacttttttctctctctctccctctaaaTAATGTGCAGTTTTTATGTGCAGcatttataaataatttttccTCTTCACACACCTTTGCCGACCGAAACTGTCGATAAGCGTTATAAGCTTGGACGTAATAGAACGAAGGTTGATGTTGTAGAGGAAGtgtcttttcatttcatttttgaaATGTCTATATGATTCTTGTTTTAAAGCTTATTTCATTCCTACAATTTTATAACATACTGGAAGTGATTggtttattattaaataaaatgagACCTCAACCCATCACCAAGCATATTGCCCCaattaaataatatatttaattgcaaaaaaacgcCTCTAAGCTCATACACTCTTCCCGCGACGCCACTAACACGACACAAACACCTTCTAGAGGACGTCCGTTAGCCATACGTACGTGTTAGGTTGTTAAGTGCctccacacacatacccacattCCAAtggcggtgatgatgatgattattattttaaattccattccattttcgACACCCACTAATATACGCCCTCCAATTCTAGAAGGTCAGAtcatacgttttttttttttatggttgGACACGGTTAGGCAGCTTACGACCCACTTCCGGGCGACGATTGGCGATGCTTTCGACCGTAAACAGCACCGACCCTCTGTGCTGTGCGTTGTGGGTGAAgcctttttcctttcctttgcgGAACTGTTATCCATGTTTCCAAGGGTTTCCTGTGCTGTAATCAGCTCTGCTACACTTAAACAGTGGATCGTCATTTCCTACATTTTTGGGGGGGTTTTGTGTTGATTACTGGTTGACCAGTTAACGCCAAAAGCACGTTCACTTCCCTTTttgttgcaaacaaaaacgtaTGTGGTTCGATCGACAAGACGTGcattaaaatacaattttgcagAGGAAATGTGTTGTGCTTTAGTTGTTGCCAATTCATTTATATTTCATTGTATTACATTGCAATAATAAAAACCTTGGACAGTAatgggaaaaaaacataaaagctCGTTGTTTAACGTTCCTcaccaaaaaatgtttatCAAATTCCATTAAGCTACTCTTAAGTATCATCCGCTTTGTCGTCACTTTGTACCCAGGAGGAACGAGTGTTGCTCTTTTGCGGGgaaggcagcaaaaaaaacagagctgCAGGCAAAAGACAATCTTCCTTCATTATAACTCCAGGCCAAAAGGCGTTGTGAAGCGTTATTGTGAGCGTTAAACAAAGATTACCTCCCGCGTTCCCCGCATTTATtattaacacacacatacagagacaCTCACCTAAAGCCCCAATTACGTGCCCTTGGCATTCCTTCTTCCATTGACTGGCCTCGGTGGCCTTTGTTCTCCTGCTCCGACGCTAAGAAGGTATAAAAGGCGAAGTTCGTATTATgcaagagacaaaaaaaagatgagtAGAggcgaaaaacaacaacttatTATCCTGCATTTCGTCACCCCCTTTTTGGTTTCGTGTGCACACAAATGTTCAAGCTCGATATGTGGTCAATAACTTGTGACCTCCCCCCGTAGCAGCCAAAATCACCAAAGTATGTAAAAATCGTCCCAGAAAAACGCACACCCGCCAGCGACACAGAATCATTTCCAAACAATCTCTCAATCGTCTTAAGAGGGAATGAAGCGAAAAcgcagacacatacacacaaatgcTCATACATAATCCATAATACGTGCATAAAGTTTTGCAAATCCGCATTGTTCGCATCTCCCGCCGGTTGAGGAGATGCGACCAGCGCGAACACACGATGGGGATATTGGTTTTCCAACCCAAGGAAAGTTCGTCGTCTCCGGCACAAGAGTGTAAAAGTTCCTTCAGAATATATTCCGTTAACAGAACGTTTCtctgtatgtttttttatttattatttgcgCATTCAAATCAGTAGCTTTTACATAAAAACACAGCTTTTTGGAACGTTCGAACGAGCGAGGACATACCCGCGCGCTATTGAGTGTTGAGGAGTTTCCAGCGAACATTGTGTGACAAAGTGTTACAGCAATAAGAAAGCGAATCAAATCAGCGAACATTCCAAAGGGTGACACACAAGCAAAACTCGCAAAAGCAGCGGGAAAGAGAGGGATTGTGTAGTGACGGCGTGTGGTAAGGAGAGCCAGCTTTAAAATTAAGTCCAAAATGAGGCGCGTCTTCTATCTGGAGCGGGACAAGAAGCGAGACTCCACGCTGGACGATAGCATTATCGGGCTACGGTATCGGGTAGGTAGCaaatggagcagcagcagcagcagtgggcgCAACCAGTGCAAGGATGGTGttctaaaaataattaattacctttttttttaaattatcccTTTTTGCTGTCTCGCGTGTTCACTTTCgtcctttttttctacaaaaaagtTAATGAATTTATCAACATTTTGTTGTTGGATGTGCATAGAGGGGCAGCATTGCAGTGGCATAACAATAGATAACAAGCGCCCGTCATTTAATAATAGATCACCGGTTTTTTCATTGTTGGGTTGGCTGTTTTATCGTTCTTTCAAGCGGGGAGCGtcactttttttgttcgctgtCGTTGAACGAAGGGTTGAAGTTTAGAAGAGTTTATAAGTAGTAGTGCTGCAAGCCAATGCACACGACCTGTGGCAAGCAATGCATTAAAGCTTaacaatttcaacaaaaaatgctctcTTATACACTGAAACACTCAAGTTCCCTCTTAAAATGGCAATATTTCTAacaatttttggttttttttctctctctttctctctctcttttctctctctttctctctccccatGTTCTCTTCCTTCCAGGGCTACACAACGCCGGACGGTGTGGCGGCCGCGACGGCCACGGCGACGACGGTCGCAACCGCAGCCGCGACAGCAAACGGTGACAATAACAATCAGTCATCGTCCTCCTCCGCCTCGGTTTCATCCACCTCCGTGCGCACTAACGCATCCTCCACCTCCTCCCAGCATGCCACCAACGCCACCATCTCCTCCACTGCTACTCCACCCTCCTCCTCCACTACCACGACCACCACGAGCACGACcggtagtagcagcagcaacagcacgaacagcacgaccaccaccaccatcatcagtaACGGCATCAGTAGCAATAACAATCATCTTCCCCCTCACctgcatcaccaccatcacaatGGCAATGGCAGCCTGAACGGGTCCGCCGCCCATCTGATGAACAGTGTAAATAACAACAGTCTGCCGAATGGAGCCACGATCATCaatggcggtggcggcggcggtggagccaacaacagcaaccagaGTGTGCGCCACATgaacagcatcaacaacaaccaaagCAGCAGCCTGCAGCGGCACCGGGCCGCCACCGGCAAGGGTTCCCCGGTGGGCGGTGGGTCACCGACCCTCAACCAGTACGATCGGCGATCGCCGGACGGTAAGGATAACGATGAGACGTACCTGATCGAGACGAAGGGGGGTGGTGCGTCATCATCCCCCGCTGGTGGTGGGGTGGGTCTAGTCAGCAATCATCATCCTCCTACTGCTACTGGCAATCATCACGCGGGTGGCCATCATCATCTGCACCATCACGGTTCGGTTAACATTCCAGCGtcggcggcagcggcaaacGGGGGCAgcgggggtggtggtgttgccaCCGTTGCCGcggccaccagcaccaccacagcGGCCGAGGTGTACTCCACGTCCAACAGCGAGAATGGCAAGATCAACGTCCAGGTGACGGTCCTAGTCGGTACGTATGTGCGCTCTGCTCTCTCGGTTTCATGCTTgttcccatcatcatcatcatcatcattttcataCCCATTGCCTGCATTTTCCCTTTCCTCTTGCACGTcatcgatgtgtgtgtgtttgtgtttgtgtgagtgtgtttgtgtgtgcttttcaaTTCTATGTTCTACTACCTCTCTTAAGCTCATCTTCTCGCCATCGTTGTGCTGCTTCCacatcctttccctcattgCATGATCATGTTCATCGAATCTCACAAAAGCACAGCGAACAGATGAACGGGGTGACTTCCCTAGCACTGATTTTGATTGTGGTTGATCATGCCTTGTTTGAGAATCATGCTCTACAGGGTTGCTCAACCATTGAGTATGATACGGCTTCATTGAGGAAATTGAAGTGTTTTACCTAAACTTAATTTATAATGAATGGAAGTCATTGAAAAAAGATTCTCAAGTTCTAtgaaatgctttgttttattaaaatgtcgataaaaaataaatttgagGGAGTTCCTTTGAAGTGTTtgaagcgcaaaaaaaaggaaacaacaagACAACTTAATGCTTACGAACCCTTCTCGTGTAACACAGCTCGTTATAATCATACGCTCACACGAAACACAAAAGAAAGTCccaaccagcagcaccaccaccacgacaaGAATGTAGCGCGTCCTTtttgggagggggggaggaattcctttccttcttttttttctattcgcCATGTTTTTAGACCAAagactgggcgtctccatcgtaCTGCAGCAAAAGGGAAGTTGAAGGTTTGGGTCAAATTTAAAACGCTTTTATCATTgttctgtttcgttttttacgatcaattgaatgttttactcttttttaatggtttgttttttattttgtgctgattTTTCCTTGGAAAACTTCtaattttaaatgtatttataGCTTGTacggaaatgtgtgtgttatgtgtctttcatttccttttatttatttattctttccgttgtaaaaaaaaaacaagatttcTAACAGTTTTTTCCCTTAAATTTATCCAAAAAAATGCCCTTGACTTTTACGCAATTGTGTTAACACGGCACTACGTTTCAATCGTCCGTTAAATTGAGTTTGTGAAAAGTTTAcactacacaaaacaaacctttggtccgatttttttgtttttctcggGCAAAACATTAACAAAACTTTTATTTGCCGCATCCCTTCTTTTTCCGGCGAAAGGAACAGAGAAAAAGGGTTGCATTTGTTATAAGGgatttattgtgttttgtttttgcttcagcTCTCCTTTATCAACATTCCCGTGACGACCCGTTGTAGAGCAAAAGATTGCTGTAAAAGAATGGCATTTAATTAAGTGGACGCAAACAAATTAGGTGCACACTCTTTTTTGCTGGTTTTCTCGCGTTGATGTCATTgattttttgagcttttgtaaAGGAGAGCGAAATGAAGTGGAATAATTTGCATAGAATTTAAAGGAAGGAATCTTTGATTGCGCTTTGATTTAACGTTCGTTTGTATTCGCTGTGTCATTCATCCATTCCATGTTGCCTTCCCCTAAGGGTCCCAAGTGCGTACGCGATTCCTTATTAAACTCGTTCGTTCACCCATCCATTCCTCTGATAATAATACCTTGGTCGTCGTGCACACACTATATCTTAAcctttttcacttttctttctctctttctctccctttcaactgcctctttctctctctttccttgttggaacccacatacacacaaactatctatttttttttctttcttgcactCCACTTTCCCATTTTTAACCAAAATTCATCCTTTCTTTCCGCTTCCTAataatgtgttgttgttgtatcgaCGTttacccaaaacaaaaaaaacaaacaacgacaAATCTGGACGAACAATACAATTCCCCTCCCTACAATGTTCCCGATCCCTATATCCCCCGTCCCTTTCGCTCAAAAACCTGTACCAAAAAATAACACCAAAGATCCGTCTGTCGCAGGAACGCTGGCCGATCTGAAGAAGCACCGGTCGCAGAACCGCTCGAGCGTCAGCCCGGAAAATGGTTCCCTGCTGAGCGGTACGGCCCCGAGCCTGGCCGGCAGCATCGGTAACGGGGGCAGCACCACCCCGAACGGTGCGAACGGTGCGACGCCCGTGGAACTGTCGCTCGTATCGaacgagctgcagcagcatcaccatcaccatctgcACCATCCGCAACACGCATCGCCCCATCTCAAcagccggcagcagcagcagcagcaacactatTACGGCGATGGCAGTGTTAACGGAACCGGAAACGGATCCCTGCACGGTTCGGTGGCGATCGGGGAAAGCGAAGCGGGCACACCCGGCGGCACGCTGTCCAAGTTTAGCGGCAACACCAGTGACGTGGTGAGTGACAGCACCCGCTCGAGGCGCTGTTGTGTGGTAATGTAAACGGGAAGGAGCGAAGAGGAATAAGGTGGCAGCCAGCAGAAGGAGAagcaggcacacacacgcattcggTTTGTGAAACTGTGCGCTTAAAGCGAGGAAAACGGAGCGAGTAACGCTTAGCGGAATGAGTAACGCTTGGCGCCATCTATGAAGCGCTAGAAGAAGCTGACAGTGTGTGCTGTGAGTTTCAGACAGCATGTCGTGGTGCGTGTCCGTGCTGTCTATCCAGCTTGCTGGTTCGAAGCTTCGCTAAAGATCAAATGCAATGCGTTTTTTTAGTAACGCCGTACGTTACTGCActtagcaaaaaacaaaaagaaaacttccCCCGTGACTGAGAATTTAAAGCAATGCCGTACTTACACATCACACTgaagaaagatagagagagagagaggatagGATGAAGTGAAAATTAAAGAAGACGAATCGTTCTATTATATTTGTAAGAAAATTCCACTTATGAAATCAAAGCGCAGAGAAACCAAACACgaataaaagcaaataaaaacaaatagaaaagGCAAAGGTTTTGAAGTAAAACATAGTGTGAAACTATCTATGGCGGAAATCAAAATGTGAACATGAAATGTAAACGAAAGAACTGACCGAGAAGCAACAGAATAGCTAGTGGCGAGTGAACTATGTGAGCAGAAAACGGGAGGAACGAACGAAAGAATGGTGTGGTTGAGTGATAAGATAAAgacgaagaaaagaaaagaaaaaaaaagccaggcGTCTAGCAATTATTTTGCTTTGCGAAACATTCGTCCGTTGTGAATTGTGATGGCGCCCGCGTAACTCGGGCCGTGAAGGGGGAATGTTGTCCAGAAACTAAACCCCAGCGCTAAACCCCACACCCCGTCGGCCGGAggtccttgtgtgtgtgtgagagagagtttTGTACATAGgattattgttatttacaCTATtattgtaataattattattattatattactaTCATGGTTGTCCGGCAGCAAACTCTATCCATTGCGATTGTGTTTTCTCCCTCCTCGGTACGCCGGTAATCCACCGCGGCCACGCGACTTAAGCCACAGAGACAAGGATAGAAAGGATGAGTGTGGAAGGAATGAAATGCAATGAAACTGTGTTCCTCTACCCCCAGTGTTAGCAGAAGGATAGAGAAACTGAAACCGATCCACGCGTTATTAGTGCGATCCACGCGAACTGTAGTACATCACATCACACATTAAGGTTTTTTGTTAGTTCACACataattttggttttttgttttgtgttcgattttttttctggtttAATACAACATACCCATACACATGCAATCATTGCTCAGTCATAGGTGAATATCATCTCCATCATCTCTTAGCATCAATTAAAAAGGGCGTCAGAAACGAGCGCGAAACAATTAATTGTGTCGGTAGATCATTAAGGGAGAGAGAAGAGTAAAAAGCAATTAGCGAAACAATAACACATGTTATTGTTGTTCAGATATAAAATGAGAGATTCCTTCCTACATACATAAATGCAACGCAAAAAGCGGGTCCGATTGCAAACAACACCCTTTAAAATCACAAAACCCCTATTCgtgagagaaggagagagatgTGTATTcatattatatatataaataaatcaatagcCGTTAGAAAGATATCGTGCAGaagagtgtgcgtgtgtgtgttccacAGAAAAGCAATGTGAAAAACAGGCTTAATATGCAGCAGCCTAGCGACGACGAGGAGGGAGATTAAGTGAGAAAATGTGCAAGGAAGAGAAAATATATTCTATGTTgagataaaaatgataaaaccaAAAGGAGGCCCCAAAGTAAGAGACAAAACATCCGAAAGTCCGTTGTGATTGAACGCAGTAGTGTATTGCTTTCACTGCGCAGGGttatatttgtttacataCTTCTAATTCGCAACAACGCTTAAGCGAGAAGGACTAAATTACATCTTAAATGGCGCTTCAATACTTGTGTTACCTTATCAGTATCACGCCTTTTCTACTTTTTTCTATACACAGGCGAGTAGTGCGCTTTCTTGCATAGCGCACCAAAAGGAACCATTtttttggtggtggtagtgagtTGAGTAGTATCGAtatcaaaatatataaaaacatACAGTAATCTATACATTTTAACTCTCAAAACCCATATGCAGAGTAACGTGTTTTGCCATAACGTCTAATTCTCGGTTTAAAACAAGGAGGCATTTCCTAATTTTATTCTGAATTCTCGTTATTCAAACCTCAGTCAAAGTTCATAAATCAAATTCTTTTTAAAAACTAGCCTAAAAAAACCATTAATTCTCGATACTTTTCATCAGTTCTTGAGTATTTCTGTGTGTTGGAAGATAAATACTAAAACAAAGTGTCTAGCACCAtggctatctctctctctctgcatgCTTCTCTCTAATTCCTAGCTAAGTTTATATGGCACACCCACCACATCGCAACCCTTTTTGTTTCGCCTTTCTAAGTCTAAGTACATCGCCccgcttgctgttgctgcggttgCGGCAAGCCACCGCCGCGCGTGGCACCCGTCTGGTCCGCGTTCATCAGCCGGCAGGTTTGCTTCTGCAGGTGCAGCGTGTAGTTCTGCTGATAGCGGAACCCTTTCttgcaccagccgcaccgatAAGCGCTCGGTGTGTCGTGCTGGTGCGATTTCTGATGCTCCCGCAGCAGATCCTCCCGGGGGAAGGTGTGCCGGCACAGATGGCACCGGTGCACTGAAGACGAGGTGGAGGAGCTCGAGGTGGAGCTCGGTTTTGGTTGGGAAGTGGGAGCAGTTGGTTGGGCGGCGTACTTAAGCTTGGACGAGAGCGGACCGGGCGGAATGGAGCTACGCTTCGGGGCGGATGTTTCCTTCTTTTGGCTGCTCTTGCTCTTGCTGCTCGGTGTGGGACTGGGTGTGGTGGTGGCCACGACCGCTTTCTTCTCCACCACAACAtcgtcatcctcctcctccggcaCAACCACAACGtcctcatcgtcatcgtttACTTGCGCCTTTTCACTCTCATTGTCCTCCGCCCCGATCTCAACGATCGCCAGCGCGGACGGATCCGGTCGCAGTTCCGATTCCAGCGAGCTGCTGCCCCCCTTCAGACTGCCCTCCTCCTCGTCAAACCCATCGTCCAGCTCGTCGTTTGCGCTGTACgatgtagctgctgctgctgcagttgccATTATCTGCTTACTGTCCGCAATCTCCACCTCATCGTCATCGGACAGCTGTATAATATCGCCGGCCtccacgctgctgctggtcgtgtTGCGCGAACGCTCCACCACCTCCGAGGAAACGGCCGACGAGGATCGCTCGCGCacctgatggtgctgctgctgcttctgctgctcgaTCGCACGCATCAGCTCGGACTGGTCGTACTCGATCTGGCGGTGCGATTTCCGGTGCACCGCCAGATGGGCCGGCATTTTGAAGCTGCGCGGGCAAACCTCACACTGGTACGGGCCCACGATCGGTGGGTCCGTGCTTTTGCGCTTCTTCTTTGCCGGCGGTCGTGCCATGTCCGTCCCggaggcagcagcaacagcaatcgGTTGCTCTAAACTCACACGCCCGCCCATCCGATCAAACCCGTACGCTTCCGGCGGTGGGCTTTCGCCCTCTAACACCTCGTCCGCGTGCAGGGACTTGATGTGGCGGCGCATGTTGTTCCGATTGTTGAACATACGGCGACAGATTTTGCACTTGAACGGCTTTGCACCATTTACCACCATGATTAGGTTGTTGATGCGCGCACAGTACTCCTTCGACCAGCTGGCCTGCTCGAGCAGCAGATTGTCCGTGGAGGATGACAGTGAGCCGACACCGTTCGTGTCCTGGTACGGTTGCTCCtgaccaccaacaccaccactgccaccaccaaGCAGTTCAGCGATCGTTGGAATGTGGGACGGTTGCTGTGGTTGCCGCTGTTCACCGCACA
Proteins encoded:
- the LOC1280667 gene encoding protein phosphatase 1 regulatory subunit 12B isoform X3, which encodes MEHADLVAEMAQVEHLSTQDRLHLARMRRAQQLKVAKQKEKEWLKAQRSRDRMGTQTSSYKRHITFEDSVVLLEAAARNDIAEVAKLLQKGVTPDATNMDGLTALHQCCIDDNAEMLNLLLDYGANVNAQDSERWTPLHAAATCGHLNLVKILIARGANLLAVNADGNMPYDICDDEEALDYIEAEMSKRGVTQELIDETRAATETQMLHDLQDIALQGGDLEIPDPQGATPLHIASANGYTRVVEFLLEHHTSTDAVDNDLWTPVHAAACWGHLEVLEMLAQSGADLNAKNKNDETPSDICEDPEIRERIEQLKTEQESKRLAEAQRKRVRRSQSNNTRAQSVRRTSLRDKGLTTKKDAVEEARFRLQAQEGYTTPDGVAAATATATTVATAAATANGDNNNQSSSSSASVSSTSVRTNASSTSSQHATNATISSTATPPSSSTTTTTTSTTGSSSSNSTNSTTTTTIISNGISSNNNHLPPHLHHHHHNGNGSLNGSAAHLMNSVNNNSLPNGATIINGGGGGGGANNSNQSVRHMNSINNNQSSSLQRHRAATGKGSPVGGGSPTLNQYDRRSPDGKDNDETYLIETKGGGASSSPAGGGVGLVSNHHPPTATGNHHAGGHHHLHHHGSVNIPASAAAANGGSGGGGVATVAAATSTTTAAEVYSTSNSENGKINVQVTVLVDPSVAGTLADLKKHRSQNRSSVSPENGSLLSGTAPSLAGSIGNGGSTTPNGANGATPVELSLVSNELQQHHHHHLHHPQHASPHLNSRQQQQQQHYYGDGSVNGTGNGSLHGSVAIGESEAGTPGGTLSKFSGNTSDVVSDSTRSRRCCVVM
- the LOC1280667 gene encoding protein phosphatase 1 regulatory subunit 12B isoform X4, with amino-acid sequence MEHADLVAEMAQVEHLSTQDRLHLARMRRAQQLKVAKQKEKEWLKAQRSRDRMGTQTSSYKRHITFEDSVVLLEAAARNDIAEVAKLLQKGVTPDATNMDGLTALHQCCIDDNAEMLNLLLDYGANVNAQDSERWTPLHAAATCGHLNLVKILIARGANLLAVNADGNMPYDICDDEEALDYIEAEMSKRGVTQELIDETRAATETQMLHDLQDIALQGGDLEIPDPQGATPLHIASANGYTRVVEFLLEHHTSTDAVDNDLWTPVHAAACWGHLEVLEMLAQSGADLNAKNKNDETPSDICEDPEIRERIEQLKTEQESKRLAEAQRKRVRRSQSNNTRAQSVRRTSLRDKGLTTKKDAVEEARFRLQAQEGYTTPDGVAAATATATTVATAAATANGDNNNQSSSSSASVSSTSVRTNASSTSSQHATNATISSTATPPSSSTTTTTTSTTGSSSSNSTNSTTTTTIISNGISSNNNHLPPHLHHHHHNGNGSLNGSAAHLMNSVNNNSLPNGATIINGGGGGGGANNSNQSVRHMNSINNNQSSSLQRHRAATGKGSPVGGGSPTLNQYDRRSPDGKDNDETYLIETKGGGASSSPAGGGVGLVSNHHPPTATGNHHAGGHHHLHHHGSVNIPASAAAANGGSGGGGVATVAAATSTTTAAEVYSTSNSENGKINVQVTVLVGTLADLKKHRSQNRSSVSPENGSLLSGTAPSLAGSIGNGGSTTPNGANGATPVELSLVSNELQQHHHHHLHHPQHASPHLNSRQQQQQQHYYGDGSVNGTGNGSLHGSVAIGESEAGTPGGTLSKFSGNTSDVVSDSTRSRRCCVVM
- the LOC1280667 gene encoding protein phosphatase 1 regulatory subunit 12A isoform X1 — encoded protein: MQYRVPEVQKDAGAAVGGGTVVASTGRSRSKHQRGKTCQRYKRRAQQLKVAKQKEKEWLKAQRSRDRMGTQTSSYKRHITFEDSVVLLEAAARNDIAEVAKLLQKGVTPDATNMDGLTALHQCCIDDNAEMLNLLLDYGANVNAQDSERWTPLHAAATCGHLNLVKILIARGANLLAVNADGNMPYDICDDEEALDYIEAEMSKRGVTQELIDETRAATETQMLHDLQDIALQGGDLEIPDPQGATPLHIASANGYTRVVEFLLEHHTSTDAVDNDLWTPVHAAACWGHLEVLEMLAQSGADLNAKNKNDETPSDICEDPEIRERIEQLKTEQESKRLAEAQRKRVRRSQSNNTRAQSVRRTSLRDKGLTTKKDAVEEARFRLQAQEGYTTPDGVAAATATATTVATAAATANGDNNNQSSSSSASVSSTSVRTNASSTSSQHATNATISSTATPPSSSTTTTTTSTTGSSSSNSTNSTTTTTIISNGISSNNNHLPPHLHHHHHNGNGSLNGSAAHLMNSVNNNSLPNGATIINGGGGGGGANNSNQSVRHMNSINNNQSSSLQRHRAATGKGSPVGGGSPTLNQYDRRSPDGKDNDETYLIETKGGGASSSPAGGGVGLVSNHHPPTATGNHHAGGHHHLHHHGSVNIPASAAAANGGSGGGGVATVAAATSTTTAAEVYSTSNSENGKINVQVTVLVDPSVAGTLADLKKHRSQNRSSVSPENGSLLSGTAPSLAGSIGNGGSTTPNGANGATPVELSLVSNELQQHHHHHLHHPQHASPHLNSRQQQQQQHYYGDGSVNGTGNGSLHGSVAIGESEAGTPGGTLSKFSGNTSDVVSDSTRSRRCCVVM